A stretch of Oreochromis aureus strain Israel breed Guangdong linkage group 11, ZZ_aureus, whole genome shotgun sequence DNA encodes these proteins:
- the LOC116331565 gene encoding uncharacterized protein LOC116331565: MASTPSASALSAVLRCRGNIWTRNPPAKRPASSAYGLGLAGGALRDSPGERSGSHQASAAEASPHGECVAVLVGRGLTVSYRSHRVGGKVSREVNRLRYPKLSQSPGHAHSAAHALMRELAGRLSGNNTKIIHVIKFEKYPSHTRKSALVKDTSAFPARVLKLSVTSPPCSVGQIPSFVLNGWSALRSTCLSVTCLVSKILFLNLGEVRRSGSSPDEAPRHLLCQRDEKNSSSRALQANEQTSSKNNSSLAQKITQEGPD; this comes from the exons ATGGCTTCCACCCCCTCGGCCTCTGCCCTGTCCGCTGTTCTCCGGTGCCGGGGGAATATCTGGACGAGGAATCCGCCGGCGAAGCGGCCTGCCAGCTCGGCGTACGGCCTCGGACTGGCCGGCGGGGCGCTGCGCGACTCTCCGGGCGAGCGCAGCGGCTCACACCAGGCGTCAGCGGCGGAGGCTTCTCCGCACGGAGAGTGTGTGGCGGTGCTGGTGGGAAGAGGGCTGACTGTTTCGTACAGGTCGCACAGAGTGGGGGGTAAAGTTTCCAGGGAAGTGAATAGATTACGTTACCCAAAACTTTCGCAATCTCCAGGGCACGCGCACTCAGCTGCGCATGCGCTGATGCGCGAGCTAGCGGGCAGACTGTCTGGAAATAATACTAAAATAATTCACGTTATTAAATTTGAAAAATATCCTTCACACACCCGCAAAAGCGCGTTAGTTAAAGACACGAGTGCATTCCCAGCGCGCGTGCTGAAGCTGTCCGTGACGTCCCCTCCGTGTTCAGTGGGACAAATCCCGTCCTTCGTGTTAAACGGCTGGTCTGCACTGAGGAGCACGTGCTTATCTGTGACTTGTCTGGTGTCCAAAATTCTGTTTTTGAATTTGGGAGAGGTGCGTAGATCAGGCAGCAGCCCCGATGAAGCACCACGACATCTGCTGTGCCAGCGGGATGAGAAAAACTCCAGCAGCCGGGCCCTCCAG GCAAATGAACAAACCTCCTCCAAGAACAACTCCAGCTTAGCACAAAAGATCACACAGGAAGGACCTGACTGA
- the rnf183 gene encoding E3 ubiquitin-protein ligase RNF183, with protein MSDGGEGNSRAEESHGVRQPQAPNVKPKLGQNDRNSKEEHRKKEKPSRVRRSRSSDSERTERGRRRESDRNHGERRHRGRSEEGRGRRRRESDRRRTKPPENDVEDTECAVCFCTYDNVFKTPKLLACGHTFCLECLARINVTSPELKTLSCPVCREVTELPHGRDLPRLGNNRDIISKLPPDMQRALSIRFKRSQGKLMLKNPPPNSPTRPNVVSLPTKSQDTQAAPSGNLQLSAMEQGITPTTVVDVGRPPNRVRGRLRRMFRSDQCYYAVVATIITITVALMLVGILAFVIVPTVSLSNNVRPPLPPQSNNTSEHNP; from the coding sequence ATGAGTGATGGTGGGGAGGGAAACAGCAGGGCCGAAGAGAGCCATGGAGTCAGGCAGCCCCAGGCCCCTAACGTCAAACCCAAACTCGGGCAGAATGACAGGAACAGCAAGGAGGAGCACCggaaaaaagagaaaccatCAAGAGTGAGGAGATCGAGGAGTTCTGACTCTGAGAGGACGgaaagagggaggaggagagagtcAGACAGGAACCATGGAGAAAGGAGGCATCGTGGAAGGAGCGAGGAGGGCCGCGGGCGCCGCCGCAGAGAGAGCGATCGGAGAAGGACGAAACCCCCTGAAAATGACGTGGAGGACACAGAGTGCGCTGTGTGTTTCTGCACTTACGATAATGTTTTCAAGACCCCAAAGCTGCTGGCATGCGGGCACACCTTCTGTCTGGAGTGCCTGGCTCGCATCAACGTCACCTCACCTGAGCTCAAGACCCTGTCCTGCCCCGTGTGCAGAGAGGTGACTGAGCTCCCTCATGGCCGGGACCTGCCCCGTCTGGGAAATAATCGGGACATCATCAGCAAACTCCCTCCAGATATGCAGCGGGCGCTGTCCATCCGCTTTAAGCGCAGCCAGGGTAAGCTGATGCTGAAGAACCCTCCTCCCAACAGCCCGACCAGGCCTAATGTCGTCAGTCTGCCTACCAAGAGTCAAGACACTCAGGCAGCACCAAGCGGGAACCTCCAGCTGAGTGCAATGGAGCAGGGGATCACCCCGACCACTGTGGTGGATGTAGGCAGACCTCCGAACAGGGTGAGAGGTCGCCTGCGCAGGATGTTCCGTTCAGATCAATGCTACTACGCAGTGGTGGCgaccatcatcaccatcactgTGGCGCTCATGCTGGTGGGGATTCTGGCTTTTGTGATCGTACCCACTGTGTCCTTGAGCAACAACGTTCGCCCCCCACTTCCACCTCAATCAAACAACACTTCAGAACACAATCCATGA